A genomic stretch from Thermomonospora umbrina includes:
- a CDS encoding phosphoadenosine phosphosulfate reductase — protein sequence MRTTNGRAPGTWPPNTAASYRLPHHVVYRQITGDGGVRRQQGLLEHIGARRQQMWPLPNQPYCRSAMKRDPVKILKTQIADRRRREGITDRPVKILEVLGIRAQESTPRSRQEPFHHRPADSNSRRHVDVWLPVHHHTEQQTWMRIDEAGAAWHWIYFYLPRLSCRFCIVAPRRQLITAARLDPQGARRRAELADRMRHDFKHGLDLWDVIAEAEALGPVDTSALTPQQLQQLRRLRRAA from the coding sequence GTGAGGACGACGAATGGCCGGGCACCAGGGACCTGGCCGCCGAACACGGCCGCCTCCTACCGCCTCCCCCACCACGTCGTGTACCGGCAGATCACCGGTGACGGCGGCGTCCGACGACAGCAGGGCCTCCTGGAACACATCGGCGCCAGGCGCCAGCAGATGTGGCCGCTGCCCAACCAGCCGTACTGCCGATCGGCCATGAAACGTGACCCCGTCAAGATCCTCAAAACCCAGATCGCCGACCGCCGCCGCCGCGAAGGCATCACCGACCGCCCGGTCAAAATCCTGGAGGTCCTCGGAATCCGAGCGCAGGAATCGACACCACGAAGCAGACAGGAACCCTTCCACCACCGCCCCGCCGACTCCAACTCCCGCCGCCACGTGGACGTGTGGCTCCCCGTGCACCACCACACCGAACAACAGACGTGGATGCGCATCGATGAGGCAGGCGCCGCGTGGCACTGGATCTACTTCTATCTCCCCCGCCTGTCGTGCAGGTTCTGCATCGTCGCTCCACGCCGACAACTCATCACCGCAGCCCGCCTCGACCCACAGGGAGCGCGCCGACGCGCCGAACTCGCCGACCGCATGCGCCACGACTTCAAGCACGGCCTGGACCTGTGGGACGTGATCGCCGAGGCTGAAGCCCTCGGACCGGTCGACACGAGCGCGCTCACCCCACAGCAGCTCCAGCAGCTGCGCCGCCTCCGACGCGCCGCGTGA
- a CDS encoding DnaB-like helicase N-terminal domain-containing protein: protein MTPAPTSDGELDPRFHATIRTEQALLGELLHRAIDARTDPAPGGPHHRAATRSGPAHRNAVAALSHWGLRASDFLRPYHQQVYAAMQRLTKASTSIRPHTVRAELANDPDIPTHLALDGVRLLNLMAAATAQTDLTSLTALVLDCSTRRRVTLWGLRLAEAARSLPDDLFTRPGPPPHADTVPLLVGDIHVIRHDLHRWRHRWTRLPIQVRHHLDTTPPPRTDSARTIDAASTALDTRHRHDTVDLLRHEVDVVAGIATHTRHLEEIRRWLRPEHFTTRHGRTLFELLLERTDRGQGIDPLTLAWMAQRHGLEAVAAQRTLLDALHDGQPWVHDTASRLHAHAVREAAIDTARRIATLAAGPEGPQRLLTGIDHLLIQLLRTAEAGHDSAQRRPAEAARQPSRRSRLRTAPPNTPSRSDHGPTVAGRPQPMP, encoded by the coding sequence TTGACCCCCGCACCCACATCCGACGGGGAACTCGACCCGCGGTTCCACGCCACCATACGCACCGAGCAGGCGCTCCTAGGCGAACTGCTTCACCGCGCCATCGACGCACGCACCGACCCCGCCCCCGGCGGCCCCCACCACCGGGCCGCCACGCGATCCGGGCCCGCTCACCGCAACGCCGTCGCGGCCCTGTCCCACTGGGGACTGCGCGCATCCGATTTCCTGCGGCCCTACCACCAACAGGTGTACGCGGCGATGCAGAGACTCACCAAGGCGTCCACGTCGATCCGCCCGCACACCGTTCGAGCCGAACTCGCCAACGACCCCGACATCCCCACGCACCTGGCCCTGGACGGGGTGCGCCTGTTGAACCTCATGGCCGCCGCCACCGCACAGACCGACCTGACCTCCCTCACCGCCCTGGTGCTGGACTGTTCCACCCGTCGGCGCGTCACCCTGTGGGGGCTGCGGCTCGCCGAGGCCGCCCGCTCGCTGCCCGACGACCTGTTCACCCGCCCGGGTCCGCCACCCCACGCCGACACCGTGCCGCTGCTCGTCGGCGACATCCACGTCATACGCCACGACCTGCACCGGTGGCGTCACCGGTGGACGCGACTCCCGATCCAAGTCCGCCACCACCTCGACACCACCCCTCCACCGCGCACCGACAGCGCGCGGACCATCGACGCCGCGTCCACCGCCCTCGACACACGACACCGCCACGACACCGTCGACCTCCTGCGCCACGAGGTCGACGTCGTCGCCGGGATCGCCACCCATACCAGGCACCTCGAAGAGATCAGGCGATGGCTGCGACCAGAACACTTCACCACCCGCCATGGCCGCACACTGTTCGAGCTCCTGCTGGAACGCACCGACCGGGGACAAGGGATCGACCCCCTCACCCTGGCCTGGATGGCGCAACGACACGGCCTGGAGGCGGTCGCCGCGCAGCGGACGCTGCTCGACGCACTTCACGACGGGCAACCATGGGTCCACGACACCGCCTCCCGACTGCACGCCCATGCCGTCCGGGAGGCGGCCATCGACACGGCGCGACGCATCGCCACCCTGGCCGCCGGACCCGAGGGCCCTCAACGACTCCTCACCGGAATCGATCACCTGCTCATCCAACTGCTACGCACCGCCGAAGCCGGCCACGACTCAGCGCAACGCCGCCCGGCTGAGGCCGCCCGTCAGCCATCGCGTCGTTCCCGCCTCCGCACCGCGCCCCCCAACACCCCCTCACGCTCCGACCATGGCCCCACCGTCGCCGGCAGGCCGCAGCCGATGCCCTGA
- a CDS encoding restriction endonuclease: MTVWLLMELITAVIGLVLSVWWGPPVTAAAGAAAVTLQLRARSAVAADASARLAELRYTAAELDALSPLDFELAVRDLMVRDGLAARHVGRGGDQAADVIATDPATGRTVVVQCKHTTTGRNVTVEVIYQVNGTAGPVHGADMAVVVTNGGFTKDARLQAAAFRIVVVDRGLLQRWAQEGTSIRGVCGLDGPVRARRFRVRRPSTRRPRA; this comes from the coding sequence GTGACGGTGTGGCTGTTGATGGAGCTGATCACGGCCGTGATCGGGCTGGTGCTGTCGGTGTGGTGGGGACCCCCGGTCACCGCGGCGGCCGGCGCCGCGGCGGTGACCCTCCAACTGCGAGCGCGGAGCGCGGTGGCGGCCGACGCCTCGGCGCGGTTGGCCGAACTGCGGTACACCGCCGCGGAACTGGACGCCTTGTCCCCGCTCGACTTCGAACTGGCGGTGCGTGACCTGATGGTGCGTGACGGCCTGGCGGCGCGGCATGTCGGACGCGGTGGTGACCAGGCCGCGGACGTCATCGCCACCGACCCGGCCACCGGCCGCACGGTGGTCGTGCAGTGCAAGCACACCACCACCGGACGCAACGTGACCGTGGAGGTGATCTACCAGGTCAACGGCACCGCGGGTCCCGTCCACGGCGCCGATATGGCCGTCGTGGTCACCAACGGCGGGTTCACGAAAGACGCTCGCCTCCAGGCTGCCGCGTTCCGCATCGTCGTCGTCGACCGGGGGCTGCTTCAACGCTGGGCACAGGAGGGGACCTCGATCCGGGGAGTCTGTGGCTTGGACGGCCCTGTGCGGGCTCGCCGCTTTCGAGTCCGCCGCCCATCGACCCGGCGTCCGAGAGCCTAG